TCAGCTTCAAGCCTGAGCAAAACCGCACTGTACAGTCCTTGGAAAATAACGATCTTTACCGTTGTAGCCGTATCGCGAGGTTGCTAGTTTATGAAATCTTCTTGGAGAACCATCCTGCTTTGGGCAATTCCCGCGCTTGTCGTCGGATTTTTCCTCTGGCAAGGATCAATTGCTCCAACCGCACCCAATACCAGCAGAAACACTGCCAGCACCCGTATGACCTATGGGCGGTTCTTGGAGTATTTGGACGCAAATCGAATTAATAGCGTTGATTTATATGATGGAGGTCGAACGGCGATCGTAGAAGCGGTTGATCCAGATTTGGATAATCGGCTACAACGCTTACGAGTCGATCTCCCCGGCAACACCCCTGAATTAGTGACCCGTCTCCGTAATTCTGGTGTTAACCTAGACTCCCACCCAATTCGCAACGATGGCGCAGTTTGGGGTTTACTTGGAAACTTAGTCTTCCCGATCCTCTTGCTTGGTGGACTCTTCTTCTTGTTCCGGCGATCAGGCAATGTCCCTGGCGGCCCAGGTCAAGCGATGAACTTCGGCAAGTCCCGCGCTCGATTCCAAATGGAAGCGAAAACGGGTGTCATGTTCGATGATGTCGCAGGCATCGAAGAAGCCAAAGAAGAACTGCAAGAAGTCGTCACCTTCCTCAAAAAGCCAGAACGCTTTACCGCAGTCGGCGCGAGAATTCCCAAAGGTGTTCTGCTTGTCGGCCCTCCTGGCACGGGTAAAACCCTGCTTGCAAAAGCGATCGCAGGTGAAGCAGGCGTTCCCTTCTTCTCGATCTCCGGTTCCGAATTTGTCGAAATGTTCGTCGGTGTCGGTGCATCCCGCGTTCGCGACCTGTTCAAAAAAGCGAAAGAAAACGCTCCCTGTATCATCTTCATCGATGAAATTGACGCAGTAGGACGGCAACGGGGCGCAGGAATCGGTGGCGGAAACGATGAACGTGAGCAAACTTTAAACCAACTTCTCACCGAGATGGATGGATTTGAAGGCAACACCGGAATCATCATCATTGCTGCAACCAACCGCCCTGACGTTCTAGACTCTGCATTACTTCGTCCCGGACGCTTTGATCGCCAAGTCAGTGTTGATGTCCCCGATATCAAAGGTCGCCTCGAAGTTCTCAACGTCCACGCCCGCAATAAAAAGATTGCACCTGAAGTTTCCCTTGAAGCGATCGCTCGTCGTACCCCTGGTTTCTCCGGTGCAGACTTAGCAAACTTGCTAAACGAAGCGGCAATCCTCACCGCTCGTCGCCGCAAAGACGCAATCACCATGCTCGAAATTGATGATGCCGTCGATCGTGTTGTCGCTGGCATGGAAGGCACACCGCTCACCGACAGCAAGAGCAAGCGATTAATTGCCTATCACGAAGTCGGACACGCGATCGTTGGAACGCTCGTAAAAGAACACGATCCGGTTCAGAAAGTCACGCTGGTTCCACGCGGTCAAGCGCGCGGTCTCACCTGGTTCATGCCAAGTGAAGATCAAGGGCTGATTTCACGATCGCAAATTCTCGCCCGCATCAAAGGTGCATTGGGCGGACGCGCAGCCGAAGAAGTCATCTTTGGAGATGCTGAAGTGACAACCGGTGCAGGCGGTGACATTCAACAAGTCACCGGAATGGCGCGTCAGATGGTAACTCGTTTCGGCATGTCGGATTTAGGCCCACTCTCGCTCGAA
This window of the Cyanobacteria bacterium FACHB-DQ100 genome carries:
- a CDS encoding ATP-dependent metallopeptidase FtsH/Yme1/Tma family protein translates to MKSSWRTILLWAIPALVVGFFLWQGSIAPTAPNTSRNTASTRMTYGRFLEYLDANRINSVDLYDGGRTAIVEAVDPDLDNRLQRLRVDLPGNTPELVTRLRNSGVNLDSHPIRNDGAVWGLLGNLVFPILLLGGLFFLFRRSGNVPGGPGQAMNFGKSRARFQMEAKTGVMFDDVAGIEEAKEELQEVVTFLKKPERFTAVGARIPKGVLLVGPPGTGKTLLAKAIAGEAGVPFFSISGSEFVEMFVGVGASRVRDLFKKAKENAPCIIFIDEIDAVGRQRGAGIGGGNDEREQTLNQLLTEMDGFEGNTGIIIIAATNRPDVLDSALLRPGRFDRQVSVDVPDIKGRLEVLNVHARNKKIAPEVSLEAIARRTPGFSGADLANLLNEAAILTARRRKDAITMLEIDDAVDRVVAGMEGTPLTDSKSKRLIAYHEVGHAIVGTLVKEHDPVQKVTLVPRGQARGLTWFMPSEDQGLISRSQILARIKGALGGRAAEEVIFGDAEVTTGAGGDIQQVTGMARQMVTRFGMSDLGPLSLESQQGEVFLGGGWMTRSEYSEEIAARIDAQVRSIVEHCLEDTRRIIRENREVIDRLVDLLVEKETIDGDEFRQIVAEYTAVPEKERYVPQL